Proteins encoded in a region of the Scyliorhinus torazame isolate Kashiwa2021f chromosome 1, sScyTor2.1, whole genome shotgun sequence genome:
- the LOC140429609 gene encoding large ribosomal subunit protein eL43-like, which yields MAKRTKKVGIVGKYGTRYGASLRKMVKKIEISQHAKYTCSFYGKTKMKRRAVGIRHCGSCMKTVAGGAWAYNTTLAVTVKSAIRRLRELKDQ from the coding sequence ATGGCCAAACGCACCAAGAAGGTGGGGATCGTGGGGAAATACGGCACCCGGTACGGAGCCTCCCTCCGCAAAATGGTGAAGAAGATCGAGATCAGTCAGCACGCCAAATACACCTGCTCCTTCTACGGCAAGACAAAGATGAAGCGCAGAGCAGTCGGGATCAGGCATTGTGGCTCTTGCATGAAAACAGTGGCTGGAGGAGCCTGGGCCTACAACACCACCTTGGCCGTCACCGTGAAGTCTGCAATTCGCCGTCTGCGGGAGCTgaaggatcagtga